In the genome of Candidatus Glassbacteria bacterium, the window CCGCCAGTCCGCCGCATAAGCATCAGCGCAATATCAGTTCCGCCGGGCACAGGGTGGCGATGCTTGAGGCTGCGATCGCAGGCGATGAACGGTTCGGACTGTATCTGGAGGAACTCAACCGCCCGGGCCGCTCCTACACTGTGGACACGCTGCGCGAATACCGCGAGCGGTTCATGGCCGATGGCGGCGAGCTGTTTTTCATCCTGGGCACGGACAACCTGTTGGAGTTCGACAGCTGGAAGGACTGGCGCGAAATCTGCAACCTGGCCCGGATAGCGGTGCTCTACCGTCAGGGTTACGATACCGACCCGGGGGAGCTGGAGCAGCAGTTGCCCGGAATCGACGTATGCTGGGTGGATATGCCGCTGATCGGAGTTTCGGCCACCCAGGTCCGCGGCGCGCGCGCCGCGGGGCGCTCGGTCCGCTGGCTGGTAACCGCGGCGGTGGAAAATTATATCGACAAGCATGGGCTCTATGCGCCGGCCCCGAGTTGATTTATTGTCAATCCCGGCTTAAATATAATACAGTTAATCAGTTCCGTAGGGCAATCAGCCGATGGAAAGGTACCGGTAAGGCGAGATGATAAACAGGATATTGAAATTGTTTCTGGGCGACAAGCACGAGCGGGAAATCAAAACCATCCAGCCCGTCGTGGACGAGATCAACGGGATTTACCAGGGTCTCGAGCAGTTGTCCGACGAGCAGCTGCAGGAGAAGAGCCGGGAGTTGAAGCAGCGCATCAGCGCGATCTCCGATCCGGACGAGCAGGATAAAGCCTGCGAACAAACCCTGCCGGAGGCGTTTGCGCTGGTCAAGGACGCCTGCCGCCGCAACATGGGACGCGAGATCTCGGTCAGCGGACAGAAAATGACGTGGGACATGATCCCCTACGACGTGCAGCTGATCGGCGGCGTGGTCCTGCACAGGGGCAAGATCGCGGAAATGGGCACCGGTGAGGGTAAGACGCTGGTGGCCGTGCTGCCGATGTATCTCATCGCGCTCAAGGGCAGGGGCGCCCACCTGGTGACTGTCAACGACTACCTGGCCCGTCGTGACGCCGAGTGGATGGGTACGATCTTCGATTTCCTTGGTCTGAGAGTCGGCTGTATCCAGCACGACATGGACCCTTCCGAGCGCCAGCAGGCCTATAACTGCGATATCACCTACGGCACCAATAACGAGTTCGGTTTCGACTACCTCCGCGATAACATGTCCATGCGCCTGGAGGACCGGGTCCAGCGCGGACATCACTACGCCATCGTCGACGAGGTGGACAGCGTGCTGATCGACGAGGCGCGCACCCCGCTGATTATCTCCGGCCCCGTCCAGGGCAGCGAGGGCAAGTTCAAGCAGTACAAGCCGGCGGTGGAGGACCTGGTGCGGATCCAGGTCAAGACGGTCAACACGATTGTCGGCGAGGCTTTGCAGCTTCTCAGCCAGGCCGATGAGGAACAGGACGACAAGAAGTCGCAGGAATGCAATTACGAGGCGGGCAGGAAACTGCTTCAGGCCCAGCGCGGCATGCCCAAAAACAAGCGCCTGATGAAAATCCTCCACGAGACCGGGGTCAAGAAGATGATCCAGCGGGTCGAGGCGGATTACATGCGCGAGAAAAAGATACCTGAACTGGACGAGGGCCTCTATTTCTCGATGGACGAGAAGGGCAATCAGGTCCAGCTCACCGAGCAGGGCCTCGATCAGCTGAGCCCCTCGGACCCCAACATGTTCATCATCCCCGATCTCTCGACCGAGATTAGCGATATCGAGAAAGACCCCTCGCTGAGCCCGGAGCGCAAGCAGCAGAAAATCCAGCAGGTGGAGAAGGAGTATCTGGACAAGGGCGACCGGATTCACACGATCCACCAGTTGCTCAAGGCTTATATCCTCTTCGAGAAGGACGTGGAGTATGTGGTGCAGGACAGCAAGGTGATGATCGTCGACGAGTTCACGGGCCGCCTGATGCCGGGGCGTCGGTTCAGCGAGGGCCTGCATCAGAGCCTGGAGGCCAAGGAAGGGGTCAAGATCGAGAACGAAACCCAGACCCTGGCCACGATCACGCTCCAGAACTACTTCCGCCTCTACGACAAGCTGGCCGGGATGACCGGGACGGCCGAGACGGAGAGTGACGAGTTTTTCGAGATCTACAAGCTGGACGTGGTGGTGATTCCGACCAACGAGCCGGTGGTCCGCAATGACATGGACGATCAAATATTCCGTAGCCGCCGCGAGAAATTCAACGCAATTATCGACGAGATCGAGCGGCTCAACGGGGAGGGACGGCCGGTGCTGGTCGGCACGGTCAGCGTGGAGGTTTCCGAAACCCTGGGCCGGATGCTCAAGCGCCGCGGTATCCGTCATCACGTGCTCAACGCCAAGTACCATCAGCAGGAAGCCGAAATAGTCGCCAACGCCGGCCAGGAGCGCGCGGTGACTATCGCCACCAACATGGCCGGCCGCGGGACGGATATCAAGCTGGGCGATGGCGTGTGCGAGAAGGGCGGCCTGGCGATTATCGGCACCGCGCGCCACGAGGCCCGCCGGATCGACAGACAACTGCGCGGCCGCTCCGGCCGTCAGGGTGACCCGGGCAGCAGCGAGTTCTACCTTTCGCTCGAGGATTCCCTGATGCGGCTCTTCGGCAGCGAACGGATCGCCGGGGTCATGGACCGGCTGGGTCTGGAAGAGGGCGAGGTGATTACCCACCCGCTGGTCTCGCGTTCGATCGAGCGGGCGCAGAAAAAGGTCGAGGGCAACAACTTCCAGATCCGAAAGCATCTGCTGGAATACGACGACGTGATGAATCAGCAGCGCGAGGTAATCTACGACATGCGCCTCTTCGCCCTGGAGGGCAGGGACATGGACGAGGATTTCAAGGGAATGCTGGACGAGGCGGTGGAAACCAAGCTCAACATGCATGTGATGGAGGGCACGCCGCCGGAGGAGTGGGACCTGCGGGCCCTGGGCGATGATCTGCTGCGCTCTTTTCTGCTCAACGTCAGCTTCGACGACAGCAACAAGGAGGACCTTCGCGCCGACGACGTCCGCAACAAGGTGATGAAACTGATCGACCAGCTCTTCGCGATCAAGTGCGAGCAGCTCGGTGAGGAGCGCAGGAATTTCCTGATGCAGCATGTGATGATGCGGCTTATCGACGAGAACTGGCGCGAGCACCTCCTCATGCTCGACCATGTCAAGAGCGGGATCAATTTCCGCGCTTACGGCCAGAAAGACCCGCTGATCGAATACAAAAGGGAAGCGTTCGACGCTTTTGTGGTGCTGATGGACAAGATCAAGGATGAAGTCGCCAGCCTGTTTTTCAAGGCCCAGTTTATCGACGAGGACGAACTGGAGCGCCGCGAACGGAGAGGCCGGCCGGAGCAGATGGCCGTGCACCATGCCACCGTATCGGCTTTCGGCGGCGGCGAGGAGGCCGCGCTGAGTCCCCAGCAGCAGCCCGGCAGGCAGAAACCCGTCCGCCACGACGCGCCCAAGGTCGGGCGTAACGATCAGTGTCCCTGCGGGAGCGGCAAAAAATACAAGCATTGCTGCGGACGGCACGCATAATCTTTGGTTAACAGCTCACGTCAGCCGCAACGGTTACTGTTATGGCGGAAATCAAATTAACACAACCCGAGACTCTGCTCGACAGGGAACAACTGCGGGAAGTGGAGCGTTTTCAGGCCAGGTTCGCCGAACTCGAACTCCAGTTGCACAACTGTGTCGACGAGTTTCTGAGCGTGCTTACCCGTCATTATTTCAACCGCGAAAACGGCTACATCAACGAACAGCAGGAGAACCTGCGTGAAATAGTGACGATCCAGAGCAAGCTGGAAGCTATGGCCGCCAATATGGCGACCGGCGCAGCCGAACTGAGGAAAAGAATGCTTGAGCTGCAGAAAGACCTTCAGCAGCAAGGCGGCGCTCCCGCTGAGCCGGAGAAGCCGGAACAGGCGGAAGAACCAGCCGGTGAAACCGGCAAAGCCGAACAGGAGCCGGAGCAGAAAGCGAAAGCTGAAGCGGACAAGCCGGAGGAGAAACAAGCCTCACGGGCGCCGGTTGTCGATAGACTGATCGTGAAGGGCGAGGCAAGGCTGGCCGACACGACTGAAGCCGGCGGGGAGATATCGCTCAAGGTGATATTCGACGGTTTGAGGCTGACTGACGCCTCCAACGCCGAAGCTCTCAACGAAATCAGCTCGGCGCTGCGCAAACTGCTCTACGACCGCAAACTGGTCGGTTACAGCAAGACTTCGCTGGTATTCGGTAAAAACAGAACGGTCGGCGAGGTCCTGGAGGACCTGACACCGGTTTTTCTCTCGGAGACCGTCGAGGAATTGATGGTTGTGAGCAGCTTGATCGAGCCGGGCAGCGCGGAAAAGCTCGGGCTGGCCTGTAACGTGAATCGGGAACTGGTTTACATCGAAAACCAGTAATCCGCCTGCCTGGCGGACAACTTCATACCCCGGACCGGTTGCTTGATTGCGGTCCGGGGTATAATTTTTAAGTAACGGACGGCTGTCGCCGTTGCAGTCTGAGTACTCAGCCTCAAGAGGCTTGCGGGATGCCCAAGCAATCGCTCTTCGAAATACTGGAAGGGATCAATTCCCTGGACATGGGTCCGATCGAGCTGGCTTACGAGTTCGGCGCCAGGGCCCATGCCG includes:
- the nadD gene encoding nicotinate (nicotinamide) nucleotide adenylyltransferase, encoding MRVAMLGGTFDPVHIGHLIGAQAAWEQLELDKVLLVPAASPPHKHQRNISSAGHRVAMLEAAIAGDERFGLYLEELNRPGRSYTVDTLREYRERFMADGGELFFILGTDNLLEFDSWKDWREICNLARIAVLYRQGYDTDPGELEQQLPGIDVCWVDMPLIGVSATQVRGARAAGRSVRWLVTAAVENYIDKHGLYAPAPS
- the secA gene encoding preprotein translocase subunit SecA is translated as MINRILKLFLGDKHEREIKTIQPVVDEINGIYQGLEQLSDEQLQEKSRELKQRISAISDPDEQDKACEQTLPEAFALVKDACRRNMGREISVSGQKMTWDMIPYDVQLIGGVVLHRGKIAEMGTGEGKTLVAVLPMYLIALKGRGAHLVTVNDYLARRDAEWMGTIFDFLGLRVGCIQHDMDPSERQQAYNCDITYGTNNEFGFDYLRDNMSMRLEDRVQRGHHYAIVDEVDSVLIDEARTPLIISGPVQGSEGKFKQYKPAVEDLVRIQVKTVNTIVGEALQLLSQADEEQDDKKSQECNYEAGRKLLQAQRGMPKNKRLMKILHETGVKKMIQRVEADYMREKKIPELDEGLYFSMDEKGNQVQLTEQGLDQLSPSDPNMFIIPDLSTEISDIEKDPSLSPERKQQKIQQVEKEYLDKGDRIHTIHQLLKAYILFEKDVEYVVQDSKVMIVDEFTGRLMPGRRFSEGLHQSLEAKEGVKIENETQTLATITLQNYFRLYDKLAGMTGTAETESDEFFEIYKLDVVVIPTNEPVVRNDMDDQIFRSRREKFNAIIDEIERLNGEGRPVLVGTVSVEVSETLGRMLKRRGIRHHVLNAKYHQQEAEIVANAGQERAVTIATNMAGRGTDIKLGDGVCEKGGLAIIGTARHEARRIDRQLRGRSGRQGDPGSSEFYLSLEDSLMRLFGSERIAGVMDRLGLEEGEVITHPLVSRSIERAQKKVEGNNFQIRKHLLEYDDVMNQQREVIYDMRLFALEGRDMDEDFKGMLDEAVETKLNMHVMEGTPPEEWDLRALGDDLLRSFLLNVSFDDSNKEDLRADDVRNKVMKLIDQLFAIKCEQLGEERRNFLMQHVMMRLIDENWREHLLMLDHVKSGINFRAYGQKDPLIEYKREAFDAFVVLMDKIKDEVASLFFKAQFIDEDELERRERRGRPEQMAVHHATVSAFGGGEEAALSPQQQPGRQKPVRHDAPKVGRNDQCPCGSGKKYKHCCGRHA